One stretch of Streptomyces peucetius DNA includes these proteins:
- a CDS encoding right-handed parallel beta-helix repeat-containing protein produces the protein MAQGTVQVTHTGTSRWRRRTGEYPSLAAALEAAGDGDVLTVAPGTYRENLVVRRAVTLRGPEGSAGSVRIAPADGVPLTVRASATVRDLHLEGQDSAAPALLVEDGTPELTDLRIVTRSAVGLEVRGAARPTVRRCTVDNPAGVGIGVLDGAGGVFEECEVVSAGQSGVSVHSGAHPRLERCRVHHASGAGLSVSGEGSGLEAIGCEVYEIKGTGVQIASRAGAHLTDSSVHRTSADGVTLDTDAVLTLSDCDIHDIPENAIDLRSRSVLTLTRSTVRRFGRNGLSVWDPGTRVDANQCEIHDSTGDYPAVWVSDGATAVLDSCRVHDVPDALFVLDRGSRADVVDSDLSQVRNTAVSVSDGATAQLDDCRIREVSTGAWFRDHGSGGTLNGCTVDAAQTGVIVTKGADPLIERCTVTSPAEAGFYVSAEGRGTFRGCRVSGSGGYGFHVMDGCRTTLTRCRTERCARGGYELGEEEGPVVEDCTSDESGMARPGAEQATATVTATRTTTPGLLSAVPAQSPPAPAAPPVPEHEPARSSGAVLGELDALVGLDSVKREVRTLTNMIEVGRRRQEAGLKAASVRRHLVFTGSPGTGKTTVARLYGEILASLGVLERGHLVEVSRVDLVGEHIGSTAIRTQEAFDRARGGVLFIDEAYALSPEDSGRDFGKEAIDTLVKLMEDHRDAVVVIVAGYTAEMERFLAVNPGVASRFSRTITFSDYDPEELLRIVEQQAEDHEYRLAPGTGEALLKYFTALPKGPAFGNGRTARQTFESMVERHAGRVAALAEMSTDDLTLLYADDLPELP, from the coding sequence ATGGCACAGGGCACGGTCCAGGTGACGCACACCGGTACCTCGCGGTGGCGGCGCCGCACAGGCGAGTACCCCTCTCTCGCCGCTGCTCTGGAGGCCGCCGGTGACGGCGACGTCCTGACCGTGGCCCCCGGCACCTACCGCGAGAATCTCGTCGTCCGGCGCGCGGTCACACTGCGCGGTCCCGAGGGCTCGGCCGGATCGGTGCGCATCGCGCCCGCCGACGGCGTGCCCCTGACCGTGCGGGCGTCCGCGACCGTACGGGACCTCCATCTGGAGGGACAGGACTCGGCCGCTCCGGCGCTGCTCGTCGAGGACGGCACGCCCGAGTTGACGGACCTGCGGATCGTCACCCGGTCCGCGGTCGGCCTCGAGGTGCGCGGCGCAGCCCGGCCCACCGTCCGCCGCTGCACGGTCGACAATCCGGCGGGCGTCGGCATCGGTGTACTGGACGGCGCGGGCGGAGTGTTCGAGGAGTGCGAGGTGGTGTCCGCCGGCCAGTCCGGCGTGTCGGTGCACTCGGGGGCGCATCCGCGGCTCGAGCGCTGCCGCGTGCACCATGCCTCCGGTGCGGGCCTGAGCGTCAGCGGCGAGGGCAGCGGCCTCGAGGCGATCGGCTGCGAGGTGTACGAGATCAAGGGCACCGGCGTCCAGATCGCGTCCCGCGCCGGGGCTCATCTGACCGACTCCTCCGTGCACCGCACCTCGGCCGACGGTGTCACGCTCGACACCGACGCGGTCCTCACGCTCTCCGACTGCGACATCCACGACATCCCGGAGAACGCGATCGATCTGCGGTCCCGTTCCGTGCTGACCCTCACCCGCTCCACGGTGCGCCGCTTCGGCCGCAACGGCCTGTCGGTGTGGGACCCGGGGACCCGGGTGGACGCCAACCAGTGCGAGATCCACGACAGTACGGGCGACTACCCGGCTGTCTGGGTCAGTGACGGCGCGACGGCCGTCCTCGACTCCTGCCGGGTCCACGACGTGCCCGACGCGCTCTTCGTACTCGACCGCGGTTCGCGCGCCGACGTCGTCGACAGCGACCTCTCACAGGTCCGCAACACCGCGGTCTCGGTGAGCGACGGAGCCACGGCGCAGCTCGACGACTGCCGCATCCGCGAGGTCTCCACCGGTGCCTGGTTCCGTGACCACGGCAGCGGCGGCACGCTGAACGGCTGCACGGTCGACGCCGCGCAGACCGGTGTGATCGTCACCAAGGGCGCCGATCCCCTGATCGAGCGCTGCACGGTCACCTCGCCCGCCGAGGCCGGCTTCTATGTGTCGGCCGAGGGCCGTGGCACCTTCCGCGGCTGCCGGGTCTCGGGCAGCGGCGGCTACGGCTTCCATGTGATGGACGGCTGCCGTACGACTCTGACCCGCTGCCGCACCGAGCGGTGCGCCCGCGGTGGTTACGAACTGGGCGAGGAGGAAGGCCCGGTCGTGGAGGACTGCACCAGCGACGAGAGCGGGATGGCGCGCCCGGGCGCGGAGCAGGCCACGGCCACCGTGACGGCGACCAGGACCACCACGCCCGGACTGCTCTCCGCCGTCCCGGCTCAGAGTCCGCCGGCCCCGGCCGCGCCGCCCGTCCCCGAGCACGAGCCGGCCCGCAGCTCAGGGGCGGTCCTCGGCGAACTGGACGCCCTGGTGGGCCTGGACAGCGTCAAGCGCGAGGTCCGCACCCTCACCAACATGATCGAGGTCGGCCGGCGCCGCCAGGAGGCGGGACTCAAGGCCGCCTCCGTACGCCGCCATCTGGTCTTCACCGGCTCCCCCGGCACCGGCAAGACGACGGTCGCCCGGCTGTACGGCGAGATCCTCGCCTCCCTCGGTGTGCTGGAGCGCGGGCATCTCGTGGAGGTCTCCCGGGTGGACCTGGTCGGTGAGCACATCGGCTCCACCGCGATCCGCACCCAGGAGGCGTTCGACCGGGCGCGCGGCGGTGTGCTGTTCATCGACGAGGCGTACGCCCTCTCGCCCGAGGACTCGGGGCGGGACTTCGGCAAGGAGGCCATCGACACCCTGGTGAAGCTGATGGAGGACCATCGCGACGCCGTCGTCGTCATCGTCGCCGGCTACACGGCGGAGATGGAGCGCTTCCTCGCCGTCAACCCCGGTGTCGCCTCCCGCTTCTCACGCACCATCACCTTCAGCGACTACGACCCCGAGGAGCTGCTGCGCATCGTCGAGCAGCAGGCGGAGGACCACGAGTACCGGCTCGCCCCGGGCACCGGCGAGGCTTTGCTGAAGTACTTCACGGCCCTGCCCAAGGGGCCCGCCTTCGGCAACGGCCGCACCGCGCGCCAGACGTTCGAGTCGATGGTGGAGCGGCACGCGGGGCGCGTCGCCGCGCTCGCGGAGATGAGCACCGACGACCTGACCCTGCTCTACGCCGACGATCTGCCCGAACTGCCCTGA
- a CDS encoding DeoR/GlpR family DNA-binding transcription regulator — protein sequence MSDNQNLLAEQRRALILDEVRRRGGVRVNELTRRLNVSDMTVRRDLDALARQGVVEKVHGGAVPVAETSTHEPGFEAKSALELSAKEDIARAAARLVVPGSAIALSGGTTTYALAHHLLEVPELTVVTNSVRVADVFHSAQQPGPAGGRSPGAATVVLTGGMRTPSDSLVGPVADQAIRSLHFDMLFLGVHGISVEAGLSTPNLAEAETNRRLVQAARRVVVVADHTKWGTVGLSSFADLDEVDTLVTDAGLPAAAREEIAEHLPSLVVAGEPGTDDGAQRQAERHDGRDG from the coding sequence GTGAGCGACAACCAGAACCTCCTCGCGGAGCAGCGGCGTGCTCTGATCCTCGACGAGGTGCGCAGGCGGGGCGGGGTGCGGGTCAACGAACTCACCCGCAGGCTCAATGTCTCCGACATGACGGTGCGCCGCGACCTGGACGCCCTGGCGCGGCAGGGCGTCGTCGAGAAGGTGCACGGCGGTGCGGTGCCGGTGGCCGAGACGAGCACCCATGAGCCGGGTTTCGAGGCGAAATCGGCGCTGGAGCTGAGCGCGAAGGAGGACATCGCACGGGCCGCGGCGCGGCTGGTGGTGCCCGGCAGCGCGATCGCCCTGTCGGGCGGCACGACGACGTACGCGCTGGCGCACCATCTGCTGGAGGTGCCGGAGCTGACGGTCGTCACCAACTCGGTGCGGGTGGCCGATGTGTTCCACTCGGCGCAGCAGCCGGGCCCGGCGGGCGGCCGGAGTCCCGGGGCCGCGACGGTGGTGCTGACGGGTGGTATGCGCACGCCGTCGGACTCACTGGTGGGGCCGGTGGCGGACCAGGCGATCCGCTCGCTCCACTTCGACATGCTCTTCCTCGGCGTGCACGGCATCTCGGTGGAGGCGGGCCTGTCCACACCGAATCTGGCGGAGGCGGAGACGAACCGCCGTCTGGTGCAGGCCGCGCGCCGGGTGGTGGTCGTCGCGGACCACACCAAGTGGGGGACGGTGGGCCTGAGTTCGTTCGCCGACCTCGACGAGGTGGACACCCTGGTGACCGACGCCGGTCTGCCGGCCGCGGCACGGGAGGAGATCGCGGAGCATCTGCCTTCGCTCGTGGTGGCCGGCGAGCCGGGCACGGACGACGGCGCCCAGCGGCAAGCAGAGCGGCACGACGGCCGGGACGGCTGA
- a CDS encoding SRPBCC family protein, whose translation MAVFRIGRTTGLPAGECWRRVTDWPAHGAQVPLTVVEVVSASPTGVGTVFVARSALGRFGVDDPMEVVAWRPPSPGRPGRCRLEKRGGPITGWAEIEVHEKGSGSVVLWVEELRFPLLPSALDPLVARVGRRVFGRALDGMLRGSVTPPR comes from the coding sequence ATGGCCGTGTTCCGCATCGGCAGGACGACCGGGCTGCCCGCGGGTGAGTGCTGGCGGCGGGTCACCGACTGGCCGGCGCACGGGGCGCAGGTGCCCCTGACAGTGGTCGAGGTGGTGAGCGCGTCGCCCACCGGTGTGGGCACGGTGTTCGTCGCGCGCAGTGCGCTCGGCCGCTTCGGTGTCGACGACCCGATGGAGGTCGTCGCCTGGCGGCCGCCGTCGCCCGGCAGGCCGGGCCGCTGCCGGCTGGAGAAGCGCGGCGGTCCGATCACCGGCTGGGCGGAGATCGAGGTGCACGAGAAGGGCTCGGGTTCGGTGGTGCTGTGGGTGGAGGAGCTGCGGTTCCCGCTGCTGCCATCGGCTCTGGACCCGCTGGTGGCCCGGGTGGGCCGGCGGGTGTTCGGCCGCGCCCTCGACGGGATGCTCCGCGGCTCCGTCACGCCTCCGCGCTGA
- a CDS encoding SRPBCC family protein — protein MARQLRPVDLEFVESAPLRLVFSAQLSASPGALYTALADDVAGWPDWFTAVTAARPVDDGAGREIRLKGGTVFTETVLARVPDARYAYRVDQTNAPGLRALLEEWRITPTANGSRVQWTFAADGPAPLRIALRLGRPGLGRAFRDAVRNLDRRLARSPGR, from the coding sequence ATGGCACGTCAACTCCGCCCGGTAGACCTGGAGTTCGTGGAGAGCGCACCGCTGCGCCTGGTCTTCTCCGCACAGCTCTCGGCGTCGCCCGGGGCGCTGTACACGGCGCTCGCCGACGATGTCGCCGGCTGGCCGGACTGGTTCACCGCGGTGACGGCCGCCCGGCCGGTCGACGACGGCGCGGGCCGGGAGATCAGGCTGAAGGGCGGCACGGTGTTCACCGAGACGGTGCTCGCCCGGGTGCCCGACGCCCGCTACGCGTACCGCGTCGACCAGACCAACGCCCCCGGTCTGCGGGCCCTGCTGGAGGAGTGGCGGATCACCCCGACGGCGAACGGCTCGCGGGTGCAGTGGACGTTCGCGGCCGACGGTCCCGCGCCGCTGCGGATCGCGCTGCGGCTCGGCCGCCCGGGACTCGGCCGCGCCTTCCGCGACGCCGTACGCAACCTGGACCGCCGGCTGGCCCGCTCCCCCGGCCGGTGA
- a CDS encoding PLP-dependent cysteine synthase family protein gives MNSTAQQQAPGRPAATADVDRSDPHYRGWLKEAVRKVQADANRSADTHLLRFPLPEEWGIDLYLKDESTHPTGSLKHRLARSLFLYGLCNGWIRPGKPVIEASSGSTAVSEAYFAKLIGVPFVAVMPRTTSAEKIRLIEFHGGRCHFVDDSRKMYEESAALAERTGGHYMDQFTYAERATDWRGNNNIAESIYQQLRLERYPEPAWIVATAGTGGTSATIARYVHYMQHDTRICVPDPENSCFFDGWTHGDPGASSDCGSRIEGIGRPRMEPSFVPGAIDRMMKVPDAASVAAVRALEGAIGRKAGGSTGTGLWSALKIVSEMVAAAEKGSVVTLLCDPGDRYLDKYYSDAWLAEQGLDIRPYASVIDQFLAQGVWRC, from the coding sequence ATGAACAGCACGGCGCAGCAGCAGGCACCGGGCAGGCCGGCCGCGACCGCAGACGTCGACCGCAGCGATCCGCACTACCGGGGATGGCTCAAAGAAGCCGTACGCAAGGTCCAGGCGGACGCCAACCGCTCGGCCGACACCCACCTCCTGCGCTTCCCGCTGCCCGAGGAGTGGGGCATCGACCTCTACCTCAAGGACGAGTCCACCCACCCCACCGGCAGCCTCAAGCACCGCCTCGCCCGCTCACTGTTCCTGTACGGGCTGTGCAACGGCTGGATCAGGCCCGGCAAGCCCGTCATCGAGGCGTCCAGCGGTTCTACCGCCGTTTCGGAGGCGTACTTCGCCAAGCTGATCGGAGTGCCCTTCGTCGCCGTCATGCCGCGCACCACGAGCGCGGAGAAGATCCGGCTGATCGAGTTCCACGGCGGGCGGTGCCACTTCGTCGACGACTCCCGGAAGATGTACGAGGAGTCGGCCGCGCTCGCCGAACGGACCGGCGGCCACTACATGGACCAGTTCACCTACGCGGAGCGGGCCACCGACTGGCGCGGCAACAACAACATCGCCGAATCCATCTACCAGCAGTTGCGTCTCGAGCGGTACCCGGAGCCCGCCTGGATCGTCGCCACCGCCGGCACCGGAGGCACCTCGGCGACCATCGCCCGCTATGTGCACTACATGCAGCACGACACCCGCATCTGTGTCCCCGACCCGGAGAACTCCTGCTTCTTCGACGGCTGGACGCACGGCGACCCGGGCGCGAGCAGCGACTGCGGCTCGCGGATCGAGGGCATCGGCCGCCCCCGTATGGAGCCCAGCTTCGTACCGGGTGCCATCGACCGGATGATGAAGGTGCCCGACGCCGCCAGCGTCGCCGCCGTACGGGCCCTGGAAGGCGCGATCGGGCGCAAGGCGGGCGGCTCCACGGGCACCGGACTGTGGAGCGCGCTGAAGATCGTCTCCGAAATGGTCGCGGCAGCGGAGAAGGGGAGCGTCGTCACCCTGCTCTGCGACCCCGGCGACCGTTACCTCGACAAGTACTACTCCGACGCCTGGCTCGCCGAGCAGGGGCTGGACATCCGGCCGTACGCGAGTGTGATCGACCAGTTCCTCGCCCAAGGCGTCTGGCGCTGCTGA
- a CDS encoding ATP-binding protein: MISQPSRHCTVELQALPSRIGQVRRIISAQLRYWHLDPLIDQAALGVTELLTNVHRHARPDKTCTVDVELLLDRLTVSVHDHDPRLPAVRDPGLAATSGRGLALVAAMSESWGAKPQGDTGKVVWFTLPASSPAVALPEYPAVYGATTIGPFATPETEPVPAVPATETPGARSAVAG, from the coding sequence GTGATCAGCCAGCCCAGCAGGCACTGCACGGTGGAGCTCCAGGCCCTGCCGTCGCGGATCGGTCAGGTCCGCAGAATCATCTCGGCGCAACTGCGCTACTGGCATCTCGATCCTCTGATCGACCAGGCGGCGCTCGGCGTCACCGAGTTGCTGACCAACGTCCACCGGCACGCCCGGCCGGACAAGACGTGCACCGTGGACGTCGAGCTGTTGCTCGACCGGCTCACGGTCTCCGTCCACGACCACGACCCGCGGCTTCCGGCCGTACGCGACCCGGGCCTGGCCGCCACCTCCGGGCGCGGTCTCGCGCTGGTGGCGGCCATGAGCGAGAGCTGGGGCGCGAAACCGCAGGGCGACACCGGCAAGGTCGTCTGGTTCACCCTCCCGGCCTCCTCCCCCGCCGTGGCCCTGCCGGAGTATCCGGCGGTGTACGGGGCGACGACCATCGGCCCGTTCGCGACGCCGGAGACGGAGCCCGTGCCGGCCGTGCCGGCGACGGAGACGCCCGGCGCCCGGTCCGCCGTCGCCGGCTGA